The sequence TGAGAAACAGATATGAGGAAAATAAAGGGGGACCTTGTATGAATTGGAAAAAAGCTGCTGCAGCGGCCGTTTTTGTACTCGCACTCGGGGGAAGCATCGGAGCGGATGCTGCCGCCATTTCCCTTCCGGGACTTTCCGGAAATCCGGCGGAGCAGTCCGGGGCATTCCGCACAGACGACTACCATCTCACGCGTGCTTACCTCAAAAGCCCGTACCTGATTGCGCACGGCATCAATGAAAACTTCGCAGGCTACGTCAATGCGGCGATTGCCAGGGAGAAAAGGAATTTCCTGGACGAACTTTCCAGGGAACCTGCCGGCATCACGGGGATCATGACGTGGAATGAAGGTCTTATCGCAAACTACTACAGCAACCTGCAGGGGATCACAAGCCTTGTCCTCATCGAGGAATGGAAGAGCGCAAGCGGCTCCTCCCTCTTCGTGAAGGGACTCAACTTTGACGCGGGAGGAAATCTCATTCCCTTCAAGCGTCTCTTTCCGCGCATGACAGCAGGCGATGCGGAGGAAAGGATACAGGCATATGCATCCAAAGCGGGGATCATGCTGCTTCCTCATAGAAAGGCGGCCCTTCCCACGAACTACTACGTGTCGAAGAAAGGCGTCGTCTATGCCATTTACCAGCCGGGCGAAAGGACGCTTTACAAGTACGGCGTCTTCTGCGTCCCGATAGGGACAGTCTGACCCGGCATTCCATCAAGGAGGAATCACTATGAAGAAATTGGAAATCGGCCTTATGGCTGCCCTGCTCCTGTTTCCAGCCATTGGCACCGCTGAAGCGTACACCGCCGAGACACTGAAACAGGCGCAAGGCCCTGCCATTGTTTCTGAATCCTACAAAGACGGCACCATGGAAGTGCGCAAAGCCGTCTCGAAAGACGCAAATCTCCTTCGCCGCGCAAGAATCAACAGCGCCATCGATACAGAAATCGACCGCTTTGCCAGCTATGTGGCAAAAGCCAATCAGCGCACCGGAGGCGGCACAAAGGGATGGATCAACTACAAAGAAGGTATGGTTGGAGAAAACGATCCGTACACCAGCCTTCTCCTCTTCGAATCCGTTTACTATTACCATGCGGCGCATCCCCTGACCTATGCCAAGGGACTGACCTTCGACCAGATGGGACATAAAGTCACCTTCGAAGACCTCAAGAAGAAAATGCCGAACCTCACCCTGGAAGAACTCCGCCGCCAGACCGCCCTTCAGGCAGAGGCCAACCACCTCTTCCTCTTCAAGGACTACAAGATCAACAAATTCCCGGAAACCTTCTACATCGACAAAAACAATCACCTCTACTTCGTCTTCCAGCAATACGCCATCGCTCCCTATGCCGCAGGCTTCATCGTCATAGACATGGGCGAAGTCCCGGAGAAATAAGCATTTTAAAAGGGGCTGTAGAAATCTCCTAAAACACTGCTTCTCCTTTTCTCGAGCGAAGCGAGGTTTAAAGGTGTTTACCTTCCCAGACGGGGAAGGAGGGCCACGAAGTGGCGGTTAGGGTTGATTTCCACGAGCGAAGCTATATAAGTTTAAGACAAATAAGAACTGAGTTCCTTTGTTTCTCATCGCAGAGCTGCCCCCAACGGAGGGAAGTGCCCGAAGGACGAAAGGGGTGCAGTTTCTAAGAAGGCGAAGCATCCTTTACGGTTTTAATCATCCTACCCATCAAAAAAGGAAGTGCATCTGTCAAAGAACGCACTTCCTTTTTATTTCATTACAGGAACATCAGCCCGATGGCGATCAGGAGGAGAAGCGTGCCCTCCACGCGGCTCATGATGAGCGGGAAGCTCTCATGACGGATGAGGGTATCCTTTAGCTGGCCGGCGCAGATGGCGGCGATCGAGAAGAGGATGGCTGCCTGGATGGAGAACGTCAGCCCCAGAAGACCGATCTGAAGACTGGGGGAGAGGAACCCATTCGGCTGGACGAACTGCGGAAGAATCGCGAGGAAGAAAAGAAGCACCTTCGGATTCGACGCATTCATGAGGAAACCCCTCTTGTAGAGCGCAAAGCTCTCCGACTTGTCCACCACGTCGCCCGCCTTGATCGAAGCACCCTTCGAACGGAAAGCGCCGTAGGAGAGATAGAGGAGGTAAGCCGCGCCGCAGTATTTCAAGACCATGAAAGCCGCCGGCGAACTCTGGATGAAAGCCGCCACACCTGCCATGACAAGAAGCGTATGCCAGAGAGGACCCGTCGCCAGCCCCATCGCCAGCGTCACACCCTGCCTGGGCCCTGCCGAAAGACTCTTCGTCAGGATGTACATATTATCCGGCCCCGGAGCCAGCGTCAGCAGGATCGCCGCGCCAAGGAAAGACAAGTAATTCGCTAAATCCATCTCTTCGCCTCCTCAAAAGTAAATTTCAATTATTATATCATTTTCAGCGGTGCTCTGGCGGGAAATTTGACCCTGATCCCCTAAGAGTGTATAATATGACTTATAGTCAATTATTTTACAAATGAAAGGAAGGTTCCCATGAAAAAGAAATGGCTGGCCCTTGCGGCCGCAAGTCTTCTCGTATTCTCTACCATGACAGCGCAGGCAGAAGAACCTGCCAGAAGAAGCATCACCGTTTCCGGATCGGGACAAGTGACCGCCAAGAGCGACATTGCCACCCTTCATATTTCCGTACAGACAGAATCTGCCAACAGCAAAGCTGCCGTCCGTGAAAATGCGAACACGATGACCGCCGTCAGAAACGCCGTCATTGCAGCAGGCGCCGACGCTTCCAAGATCGAAACACAGAACTACAGCGTCTATCCGCAGCAGAACTACGACAACAAGGGAAGAAAAACCGACCTGAAATACATCTGCAACAACACCATGAACGTCACCGTCACCAACATTGCAAGGACAGGTGAAGTCATGGATGCAGCCATCAATGCAGGCGCCACCCGCCTCGACTCCGTCGACTTCGGTGTGAGCGATACACAGAAATTCAAGGACGCATCCTTAAGAGCCGCTGCCCTTGATGCCAAAAATAAAGCCAACATCCTGGCATCAGCCCTCGGACGTACCGTCGTGAACGTCATCTCCGTCAACGAAGACAGCGTGAACGTCGTCCCGTACCGCCTGATGTCTTTCAAAGCCGCCGCTGCCCGCGACAACGTGGAAACGACGACACCCGTAGACCCCGGTGATTCCAAAATGGAAAGCCACGTCACCGTCGTCTTTGAAATTGCCTGAGGATAATTTTATATAAAAAGAAAAAAGGGCTGTGACAAAATGGATAATCATTTCGTCACGGTCCTTTTTCCTTGCAAATTTTCAGGGAAAGTGCCTAGAATAATAAAAAAACAAAAAGGAAGAAAGAAATGGAAATCACAAACGCATCCATAGAAGACATTGACCGCATCGAAGAAATCGCAACCGCGGCATTCAAAAGCACAGTCTACTACGCCAAGCCCATCCTCACCGCCCACGTAGAACACTTCCCGCAAGGCTTCCTCCTTGCCAGAGAAGGGAAAGAAATCCTCGGCTTCATCTGCGGCCTTGGCGCCAGAGAAACATCCATACAGGGCTGGATGTACGAAAAGAAAGCCCGCCCCGAAGAAAATCCCACCACCTTCATGGGTCTCTACCTCGCCATCGATCCCAAGTATCAGGGAAAAGGCATAGGCACCAAGCTCCTGAAGCAAGCCGAACACCTCTCGGCCACCCTGGGCTGCACACGCCTCACACTTATCTGCGAAGACCACCTCGTCCCGCTGTATAAGAAACTAGGCTACAAACTAGACGGCATCAACGCCCTCAAATACGGCAACAAAACCTGGTACGACATGTCCATACAAACAAAAAAATAAAAGAGCCCAAAGCAGAGCCATGCCGTATTACTTGCTTTCCCAGACGGGGAAGTATGCCTTTGACCTTGCCCTGGAAGGGAAGGTTTGGATAGGATTACGAAAGGTCCAAAACAAATCAGATTGGAAATCTTTTCTTTATTCCTTGTGAAGCCTTCCCTTCTGGGGAAGGTGCGCAGCTTATCTTTTATCTGTAGCTGCGCGGAAACAGCAGTTAATAAGTAAAGGGATGAGTTGCATTTCCACCGAGCGCAGCGAGGTTGTATGGTTTTCTTCCTCTCCCACACAAAAAGGACTGCAGAAATACATCTCGTATTTCCGCAGTCCTTTTCTATTTCCCTATTTCTTGATGCAGATTTCATCAAGCGGACGTTTCGGGACGCAGTAGTCCTTGTTTTCATCCAGATAATACTTGATCGAACCATTCTCAGGAACGTCGACGATCGTGCTCTTGCAGCCCGGGTATCCCAGAGCAATCAGGAGACGCGGGTTCCAGTCTTCCGGAACCCCGAGGAGCTCCGTCATCTTCGGGAATTCGACAGCGCCCAGCATAGCCGAGCCGATGCCGTAGCTGTACGCATTCAGCGTAATCGTCCTTGCTGCGATGCCCACATCCACATCAGCCCACGGATTGCCGCGGCCTTCCTTGCAGATGAGGACGAAAGCTGTAGGCTGTTCGCCAACCTTCGGCGTGCCGAGCTCCTTTGGAAGAGCAGCGGCCCAGTGGATCATCGGCTGCATCTTGGCGACAAGATCCGGATCCTTTACCAGCACATAACGGAGCACCTGCCCGTTCATCGCGCTGTTCGCAATGCGGACATTGTCCATCAATTCATCCAATACTTCCGGAGCGATCTTTTCCTGCGTGAAACGGCGTTACGCACGGCATCCGGTGCAAAGCGACTTGAAATCCATAAGAAATCCTCCTTATTTGACGTGAGCGATGACTTCCACTTCACAAAGCGCCCCAGCAGGGAGAGCCAGGACAGACACACAGCTTCTGGCGGGCTTGCTGATGAAATGCTTCCCGTAAATTTCATTGAAAGCTGCGAAATTTTCCATATCCGTCAGGAAACAAGTCGTCTTCACGACAGCTTCCATATCTGCGCCAGCCTTCTTCAACACAGCCTCGATATTTGCGCAAACCTGCTCAGCCTGAGCCTCCAGACCCTCAGCAAGCTTTCCCGTTTCCGGATTGATTCCGATCTGACCGGATAAAAATACAAGATTTCCGACCTTCTTAGCCTGAGAATAAGGCCCCAGAGCAGCCGGAGCATGCTTCGTTTCAATAGTCTTCATAGAAATCCCTCCAATGGAAAAATATAAAGATTCTGACCTAAATATAAACCTTAAATAGATATAAAAGCAAGAAGTACCCAAAGGGGAACCACTGTAGGGACGCCGCAGGTATCTATAGAATTTTCAATCCGCAAACAAATGTTGATAATCGTAAAAGTCGATACCGGCTTGCCTTCCCAGACGGGGAAGGGGAACCGCGGAACGCGGGGGATAGGGTTGATTTTCCAAAAGAGCAGAGTCACAATGATTGCTCACTCTGCTACAGCGTTTTTTCCTTTCCTTGATATATGTGGTAGAATAGAAACAGATAGTATTCAAAAATTTAAATATATACGAAACAATGTATACAGAACAAATTTATAAGGAGATGGGCATCATAGAATTTCATCCGTTTCGCATAGAAGATAAGAAAATGATCGACGGATTCTTCCGCATTCACCATTATGAGCAGATCGACTGCACATTCAATACGCTTTTCATCTGGCAGAAGGCGCACGACACGTCCTGGGCTGTTCAGGATAATATCCTTTTCATCCGAGCAGGACATGGCAAGGACCTTTTCTTCCTTCCGCCATTTGCCAAGGAAGAAGAGGAATTCAAGCATGGCCTTGACCTGATTCATGAAGAACTCGATAAGCTGGGCATGCCTTTCCGTCTGAAATCCGCATCCCGCTGGGTGACGGAACAGATCGAAAGACTGCTGCCGGGCAAGTATGATTTCATCGAAGACAGAGACAATGAGGAGTACGTATACCGCACCGCTG is a genomic window of Veillonellaceae bacterium containing:
- a CDS encoding RidA family protein, whose protein sequence is MKTIETKHAPAALGPYSQAKKVGNLVFLSGQIGINPETGKLAEGLEAQAEQVCANIEAVLKKAGADMEAVVKTTCFLTDMENFAAFNEIYGKHFISKPARSCVSVLALPAGALCEVEVIAHVK
- a CDS encoding SIMPL domain-containing protein (The SIMPL domain is named for its presence in mouse protein SIMPL (signalling molecule that associates with mouse pelle-like kinase). Bacterial member BP26, from Brucella, was shown to assemble into a channel-like structure, while YggE from E. coli has been associated with resistance to oxidative stress.) codes for the protein MKKKWLALAAASLLVFSTMTAQAEEPARRSITVSGSGQVTAKSDIATLHISVQTESANSKAAVRENANTMTAVRNAVIAAGADASKIETQNYSVYPQQNYDNKGRKTDLKYICNNTMNVTVTNIARTGEVMDAAINAGATRLDSVDFGVSDTQKFKDASLRAAALDAKNKANILASALGRTVVNVISVNEDSVNVVPYRLMSFKAAAARDNVETTTPVDPGDSKMESHVTVVFEIA
- a CDS encoding LysE family translocator encodes the protein MDLANYLSFLGAAILLTLAPGPDNMYILTKSLSAGPRQGVTLAMGLATGPLWHTLLVMAGVAAFIQSSPAAFMVLKYCGAAYLLYLSYGAFRSKGASIKAGDVVDKSESFALYKRGFLMNASNPKVLLFFLAILPQFVQPNGFLSPSLQIGLLGLTFSIQAAILFSIAAICAGQLKDTLIRHESFPLIMSRVEGTLLLLIAIGLMFL
- a CDS encoding GNAT family N-acetyltransferase, with product MEITNASIEDIDRIEEIATAAFKSTVYYAKPILTAHVEHFPQGFLLAREGKEILGFICGLGARETSIQGWMYEKKARPEENPTTFMGLYLAIDPKYQGKGIGTKLLKQAEHLSATLGCTRLTLICEDHLVPLYKKLGYKLDGINALKYGNKTWYDMSIQTKK
- a CDS encoding DUF3298 domain-containing protein; translation: MKKLEIGLMAALLLFPAIGTAEAYTAETLKQAQGPAIVSESYKDGTMEVRKAVSKDANLLRRARINSAIDTEIDRFASYVAKANQRTGGGTKGWINYKEGMVGENDPYTSLLLFESVYYYHAAHPLTYAKGLTFDQMGHKVTFEDLKKKMPNLTLEELRRQTALQAEANHLFLFKDYKINKFPETFYIDKNNHLYFVFQQYAIAPYAAGFIVIDMGEVPEK